The following proteins come from a genomic window of Hymenobacter canadensis:
- a CDS encoding vWA domain-containing protein codes for MSAGFRFRDFVPEESTEKGFDSLFKIFMQLVTITSGDVGEALSWLNELDKQYGLTEDGYGMGDFIEDLKKKGYIDEDEQKKGEFTITAKSEQKIRKSALEEIFGKLKKSGPGNHRTPHTGQGDEQSTDMREFRFGDSLDQISMTESIRNAQLNHGMDGDEFMLTEGDLEVRENEHKSQTSTVLMIDISHSMILYGEDRITPAKKVAMALAELVKQKYPKDFLDVIVFGNDAWQIEVKELPYLQVGPYHTNTVAGLELALDLLRKRKTPNKQIFMITDGKPTCLKEAGGYYKNSFGLDRKVVNKTLNLAASARRLKVPITTFMIADDPYLRRFVEEFTEVNQGKAYYSSLKGLGHMIFEDYKRNRRKNV; via the coding sequence ATGTCCGCAGGCTTTCGTTTTCGGGATTTCGTGCCCGAGGAGTCGACTGAGAAAGGCTTCGACTCCCTTTTTAAGATATTCATGCAGCTGGTCACCATCACCAGCGGCGACGTGGGCGAGGCGCTTTCCTGGCTCAATGAGCTGGATAAGCAGTACGGCCTCACCGAGGATGGCTACGGCATGGGCGACTTCATCGAGGATCTCAAGAAGAAGGGCTACATCGATGAGGACGAGCAGAAAAAAGGCGAGTTCACCATCACCGCCAAGAGCGAGCAGAAAATCCGTAAGTCGGCGCTGGAAGAAATCTTCGGCAAGCTCAAGAAATCGGGGCCGGGCAACCACCGTACACCCCACACCGGCCAGGGCGACGAGCAGAGCACCGATATGCGGGAGTTCCGCTTCGGCGACTCGCTCGACCAGATTTCCATGACCGAGAGCATCCGCAATGCCCAACTCAACCACGGCATGGATGGCGACGAGTTCATGCTGACCGAGGGCGACCTGGAAGTGCGCGAAAACGAGCACAAAAGCCAGACCAGCACCGTGCTCATGATTGACATCTCGCACAGCATGATTCTGTACGGCGAGGACCGCATCACGCCGGCCAAAAAAGTAGCTATGGCCTTGGCCGAGCTGGTGAAGCAGAAGTACCCCAAGGACTTCCTCGACGTCATCGTATTCGGCAACGACGCCTGGCAGATTGAGGTGAAGGAGCTGCCCTACCTGCAGGTGGGCCCCTACCACACCAACACCGTGGCCGGCCTGGAGCTGGCCCTGGACCTGCTGCGCAAGCGCAAAACGCCCAACAAGCAGATCTTCATGATTACCGACGGCAAGCCCACCTGCCTGAAGGAAGCCGGCGGCTACTACAAAAACTCATTCGGGCTCGACCGCAAAGTGGTCAACAAAACCCTGAACCTGGCCGCCTCGGCCCGCCGCCTGAAAGTGCCCATCACCACGTTCATGATTGCCGACGACCCCTATTTGCGCCGCTTCGTGGAGGAGTTCACGGAGGTGAACCAGGGCAAGGCGTACTACTCGTCGCTCAAGGGCCTGGGCCACATGATTTTCGAGGACTACAAGCGCAACCGCCGCAAAAACGTGTAA
- a CDS encoding acyl-ACP desaturase has product MIATNISRGEVLQHLEPFLRENMGTFLKSVEESWQPSDYLPDPRRDTFFDEVKLLRESAQGLSYDLLAVLIGDTITEEALPNYEAWFHQLDDLGRDHNSGWGQWIRGWTAEENRHGDLLNRYLYLSGRVNMREFEVSTQYLIADGFDLGTAHDPYRAFVYTSYQETATNLSHRRVGQLARKVGDDGLSKICGMIAGDENRHARVYKTFVEKIFEVDPSEMMLAFEDMMRKKIVMPAHYMREMGIEMGKTFGHFTDAAQRLGVYTSQDYTDILETLITDWKVAEVTGLTGPAEKARDYVMALPNRLRRVADRMSVPKLEYRFKWID; this is encoded by the coding sequence ATGATTGCTACTAACATTTCCCGCGGAGAGGTTTTGCAACACCTCGAACCGTTTTTGCGCGAAAACATGGGCACCTTCCTCAAGAGCGTGGAAGAAAGCTGGCAACCCTCTGACTACCTGCCGGACCCGCGCCGCGACACCTTTTTCGATGAAGTGAAGCTGCTGCGTGAAAGCGCCCAGGGCCTCAGCTACGACCTGCTGGCCGTGCTCATCGGCGACACCATCACCGAAGAAGCCCTGCCCAACTACGAAGCCTGGTTTCATCAGCTTGACGACCTGGGCCGCGACCACAACAGCGGCTGGGGCCAGTGGATCCGCGGCTGGACCGCCGAGGAAAACCGCCACGGCGACCTGCTCAACCGCTACCTCTACCTGAGCGGCCGCGTGAACATGCGCGAGTTCGAGGTCAGCACTCAGTACCTGATTGCCGACGGTTTCGACCTGGGCACGGCCCACGATCCGTACCGCGCTTTCGTGTACACCAGCTACCAGGAAACCGCCACCAACCTCTCGCACCGCCGCGTGGGCCAGCTGGCCCGCAAAGTCGGCGATGACGGCCTCTCCAAAATCTGCGGCATGATTGCCGGCGACGAAAACCGCCACGCCCGCGTCTACAAGACGTTCGTGGAGAAGATTTTCGAAGTTGACCCTTCGGAAATGATGCTGGCTTTCGAAGACATGATGCGCAAGAAGATTGTGATGCCGGCGCACTACATGCGTGAAATGGGCATCGAAATGGGCAAAACCTTCGGCCACTTCACCGACGCCGCCCAGCGCCTCGGCGTGTATACCAGCCAGGACTACACCGACATCCTCGAAACGCTCATCACCGACTGGAAAGTAGCCGAGGTAACCGGCCTCACCGGCCCCGCCGAAAAAGCTCGCGACTACGTTATGGCCCTGCCCAACCGCCTGCGCCGCGTTGCCGACCGGATGTCGGTACCCAAGCTGGAATACCGCTTCAAGTGGATCGACTAA
- a CDS encoding DUF427 domain-containing protein, with amino-acid sequence MKAIWNNTVIAESDETVVVENNHYFPADSIKREFLEESIAHTSCPWKGRASYYSLRVNGELNKDAAWFYPEPKEAAQQIKDRVAFWKGVQVQP; translated from the coding sequence ATGAAAGCCATCTGGAACAACACCGTCATTGCCGAAAGCGACGAAACGGTCGTCGTTGAAAACAACCACTATTTTCCAGCCGACTCTATCAAGCGGGAGTTTCTGGAGGAAAGCATTGCGCATACCTCCTGCCCCTGGAAAGGCCGCGCCAGCTATTATTCCCTGCGCGTAAACGGCGAGCTGAACAAAGACGCCGCCTGGTTTTATCCCGAGCCAAAGGAAGCGGCCCAGCAAATCAAGGACCGGGTGGCGTTCTGGAAAGGCGTGCAGGTGCAGCCGTAA